The Flavobacterium sp. IMCC34852 genome contains the following window.
AATAAAATATTCTTCAGTTTTGCCAATACCGTTGCTACTATTGACTTTGCCAAGCAGTTCAAAGGTCACGGTTGGGTCGGCATAAAGTATCAAGTAGAACCGGATGAAGATTATAATGAAATTACACTTCATATTCGTTTTAAAGAAACCGATGCCCGTTTGCAACAAGAAACCTTAGGGGTTTTGGGTGTAAACTTGATTTATGGTGCTTACTACAAATACAATGACCCGAAAAAGTTATTGCGCTATTTGTATGACCATCTAGACAAAGACCAATTGGAGATTGATACCATCAACTTCTCCGGTCCGCGTTTTGCCAACGTTGACAACCGTTTGATGAGTTTACAGTTGGTTAAAAACGGCATGACCGATGCGGTGATGTTTGGTCCTGATGGTAAAAATATATTGCCGGCATCTATACTTTACAAGAAAAATATTTTAGCGCTTAGAGGAAGTTTCCGTCCGGTAACGCAGGTGAATATGGACATGTATGAGAAATCATTGAAAATGTTCCTAGAAGAAAGCAAAGTCTCTAAAGAAAATACGTTGGTTATTTTTGAAATCACACTGTCTAACTTGCGTTCTGAAGGTGAAATTGACGAAAGAGATTTTATGGACAGAGCCGAATTACTTTGTTCATTAGGTCAAACGGTAATGATTTCTAACTTCCAGGAGTATTATAAAGTGGTGGAATATTTCTCCAACTATACGAAAGCTCGTATGGGATTGGCTATGGGAGTGAATAACTTAGTCGATATTTTTGATGAAAAATACTATCGTCATTTAAGTGGCGGGATTTTGGAAGCTTTCGGTAAATTATTCTACCGAGATTTAAAAGTATTCTTGTATCCGATGGAAGGAGAAAACGGAGAAATCATCAACTCTCAAAATCTGAAAGTGCATCCGCGCATGAAAGAGTTATATAAGTTCTTTGCCTATAACGGAAAAGTGGTTGATATCACTGAATTTGACAAAGACCACTTAAAAATCTTCTCTCGTGAAGTATTAAAGATGATTAGCAATGGTACTCCGGGTTGGGAAAACTTATTACCAAAAGGAATTTCAGAAATAATCAAGCAACACCAATTGTTTGGTTATGATCCTAACAAAGTCTTAGAAAAAGCATAAATACTGCGATACAAAAATCGTAGCCCACGTTACAAAATCCGAATTGTAAAACAGTTCGGATTTTTTTTATATTTGATTGTATGAAAAAAGTTTTGAAGATTGTCTTACCAATCATGGCCATTGTCTGTTTAGCGGTTTATTTAATCATTAGAAACATTATGTTTGACAATGGTTACGAATCTACTCAGAAAGACAAGTATCCTGAAGTACCTTTTTTTCCTCACATCACTTCGGCTGAAAAATTTGTCAATAAACCCATTGACAGTATGTATGTTAGGAATTTCTACTCCAGTAAGAAATTTAATCAAGTGGTGGTAGAATATGTAAAGGATTCAGCAACTTTTGATTCGGTTAGTATTGCTTTATTTACAAGTTCACTAAAAAAAATATACTCTGTTAAGTTGGAACGAGATGTTTACTGGGATTATGACGAAAAGCAACAAAAACTTTTTATTGCCCAAGAAGTATATTATACGGATAAAGACGACAACCTTAGCAACAAAATTGACAATGCTTTTATCATCGATATTACCACCGGAAAAAAAGAAGTTCTAAACGAAATAGACTCTGTTGGTTTTAAAAAAATAAAAAATGAGCTAACGGTTTTAAAGCATTTTACCGGCAGTTATCAAACGGGATTAATTTATTTTAAAAACAACAAAAACGACTATTG
Protein-coding sequences here:
- a CDS encoding TonB-dependent receptor yields the protein MDNIVSIIKLKGDKAIEQVPAIKDKALRINLNENIYGTFAEIGAGQETVRHFFRAGGSSGTIAKAMSAYDKDFSDAIYGIEDDGRYVTESRLKKMLNHEVELIEKRLKRDKHPNKIFFSFANTVATIDFAKQFKGHGWVGIKYQVEPDEDYNEITLHIRFKETDARLQQETLGVLGVNLIYGAYYKYNDPKKLLRYLYDHLDKDQLEIDTINFSGPRFANVDNRLMSLQLVKNGMTDAVMFGPDGKNILPASILYKKNILALRGSFRPVTQVNMDMYEKSLKMFLEESKVSKENTLVIFEITLSNLRSEGEIDERDFMDRAELLCSLGQTVMISNFQEYYKVVEYFSNYTKARMGLAMGVNNLVDIFDEKYYRHLSGGILEAFGKLFYRDLKVFLYPMEGENGEIINSQNLKVHPRMKELYKFFAYNGKVVDITEFDKDHLKIFSREVLKMISNGTPGWENLLPKGISEIIKQHQLFGYDPNKVLEKA